The following proteins are co-located in the Pedobacter frigiditerrae genome:
- a CDS encoding TonB-dependent receptor yields the protein MRKNLYKSLFCRLLSLVFLFIISIGTVSSQEAISIIRGNVSDSMGPLAAASININGTKNGTTADASGNYTLKVQPGNYTITASFVGYGNVAKQIKATAGAETIVNFKLEGSTELKEVTVTYGKQKSREVTGSIATINAASLQDMPVGQFAQQLQGKVAGVQVMQSSGQPGRGVEFRIRGAASFYANNQPLFVIDGVPITGSINNINPSEIESYSILKDASATALYGSRASNGVILITTKHATGGETKIEFNSNYGIQKIPTGKLPKAMNAREFATFMKERWDDGVKYDPAYTVAADYRAAYTDLTQYGEGTNWFDLLTRSAPIQNYDLTLQSSKERSSSTLIAGFQEQQGVVINTSTKLYSVRFNQDISLANNKLKIGFNLAPSYRIDHNNRLATDGVGGLFERFFEASPLISPFDANGNYIRNVASPGMTTYVNPLATLNLTKDDYKTTRIIGNAYLNLEILKGLSLRTNLGVDKGAETNDYFQSGQVTGTAGQTTGTSKSADNGSYTAEANLNYAKTYKDHTFEALAGYSIQEYSGTSNTLTGLGFASDDIPYLSAATSLTGASGYNAYRLLSTIGRLNYNYKGKYLLSAAIRRDGSSRFGKNEQFGNFPSISAGWIISDESFMKSIKSIDMLKLRASYGITGNNFFVGNYDAQATIGNYYYDFNGVITQGQTINRLANSELRWERNKQFDIGLELGLLNNRISFTYDYYHKISDGLIQQRQIPRASGFTQILFNVGEVEFWGHEFTINSTNTTGKLKWNTNLNFSVDRNIINNLVDPGFIRRNVTVTSDYYRQQVGHSLGEFYGFVFQGLYKDAADLANSAKYLATPANPNGSSDIGTIKMKDLNGDGVIDDINDRTFIGDPTPKFSGGITNNFSYKNFDLNINMSFSVGGKILNAAKWAYQTNMDGSRLPLAAVVDRWRSVENPGSGVYPRTKTGTTAIGRSVNTQWLEDGSYLTAKNISFGYKFALKDNLVIKNLRVYASVQQAFVITGFSGLNPEVNLTGSDATLGIGVNEEAYAVPRTFSIGISTTFK from the coding sequence ATGAGAAAAAATCTTTACAAATCACTGTTTTGCAGGTTGTTAAGTTTGGTCTTCCTTTTTATTATTTCTATTGGCACAGTTTCATCCCAAGAGGCCATAAGTATAATAAGAGGAAATGTTTCAGATTCGATGGGGCCACTTGCTGCTGCCTCAATAAACATTAACGGAACAAAAAATGGCACCACTGCAGATGCCAGCGGTAATTACACTTTAAAGGTACAACCAGGTAATTACACCATAACGGCCTCTTTTGTGGGTTATGGAAATGTTGCTAAACAAATTAAAGCAACAGCTGGAGCTGAAACAATTGTTAATTTTAAGTTAGAAGGTTCAACAGAACTAAAAGAAGTAACGGTAACGTATGGTAAGCAAAAATCTCGTGAAGTTACAGGTTCAATCGCCACTATTAACGCTGCTAGTTTGCAAGATATGCCTGTTGGCCAATTTGCACAGCAATTGCAAGGCAAGGTAGCTGGTGTGCAGGTAATGCAAAGTAGCGGTCAGCCAGGTAGGGGCGTAGAATTTCGTATTAGAGGTGCGGCATCATTTTATGCCAATAACCAACCCCTGTTTGTAATAGATGGTGTACCAATAACAGGAAGTATAAATAACATCAATCCTTCTGAAATTGAAAGTTACAGTATTCTGAAAGATGCATCGGCAACTGCTTTATACGGTTCAAGAGCCTCCAATGGTGTAATTTTAATTACTACCAAACACGCCACAGGCGGAGAAACTAAAATTGAGTTTAACAGTAATTACGGAATTCAGAAAATCCCAACTGGAAAATTGCCAAAAGCAATGAATGCAAGGGAATTTGCAACTTTCATGAAAGAACGTTGGGATGATGGTGTTAAATACGACCCAGCTTATACGGTGGCGGCAGATTATAGAGCTGCCTATACAGACCTAACCCAATATGGCGAAGGCACCAATTGGTTTGATTTGTTAACTAGGTCTGCACCAATTCAAAATTATGATTTGACCCTTCAATCTTCAAAAGAAAGGTCTTCATCAACCTTAATTGCAGGTTTTCAAGAACAGCAAGGAGTAGTAATCAATACAAGTACAAAACTATACTCGGTTCGTTTTAATCAAGACATCAGCCTTGCAAACAACAAACTTAAAATTGGATTTAACTTAGCACCAAGCTATCGTATAGACCATAACAATAGATTGGCAACTGATGGTGTGGGCGGTTTGTTCGAACGCTTTTTCGAGGCAAGTCCTCTGATTTCTCCCTTTGATGCCAATGGAAATTACATTAGAAATGTGGCTTCACCTGGAATGACTACCTATGTTAATCCTTTAGCTACGCTGAACCTAACTAAAGACGATTATAAGACGACCAGAATTATTGGTAACGCTTATTTGAACTTAGAAATATTAAAAGGGCTAAGCTTGAGAACGAATTTAGGAGTTGATAAAGGTGCAGAAACAAATGATTATTTCCAGTCTGGCCAAGTAACAGGTACAGCTGGACAAACGACTGGTACAAGTAAATCTGCAGATAACGGTTCTTATACCGCAGAGGCAAATTTAAACTATGCTAAAACCTACAAAGACCATACTTTCGAAGCATTGGCTGGTTATTCAATTCAAGAATATAGTGGTACAAGTAATACATTAACTGGGCTTGGTTTTGCAAGTGATGATATTCCATACCTATCTGCGGCAACGAGTTTAACCGGGGCCAGCGGATATAATGCTTACCGTTTACTGTCTACGATTGGACGTTTAAACTATAACTACAAAGGGAAATACCTATTATCAGCTGCTATTCGTAGAGATGGTTCTTCAAGGTTTGGTAAAAACGAGCAGTTCGGTAATTTCCCTTCAATATCTGCAGGATGGATTATTAGTGATGAAAGTTTCATGAAGAGTATCAAATCTATTGATATGTTAAAATTACGTGCTAGTTATGGTATAACAGGGAATAATTTCTTTGTTGGTAATTACGATGCTCAAGCAACAATTGGGAATTACTACTATGATTTTAACGGAGTAATTACTCAAGGACAAACGATTAACAGATTGGCAAATAGCGAACTGAGATGGGAAAGAAATAAACAGTTTGATATTGGTTTAGAATTAGGCTTACTGAATAACAGAATCAGTTTCACCTATGATTATTACCATAAAATATCAGACGGTTTAATTCAGCAAAGACAAATTCCAAGAGCATCTGGATTTACTCAAATTTTATTCAACGTTGGTGAAGTGGAATTCTGGGGTCATGAGTTTACCATTAACTCTACAAATACAACAGGCAAATTAAAGTGGAATACCAACTTAAATTTTTCAGTAGATAGAAATATCATTAACAATTTGGTCGACCCAGGTTTTATCAGAAGAAACGTAACCGTTACCTCAGATTATTATCGCCAACAAGTTGGACATAGCCTTGGCGAGTTTTATGGTTTCGTTTTCCAAGGACTATATAAAGACGCTGCAGATTTAGCAAATTCTGCGAAGTATTTAGCTACACCAGCAAATCCAAATGGTTCATCAGACATTGGCACCATAAAAATGAAAGATTTAAATGGCGATGGTGTAATTGATGATATTAATGACCGTACTTTCATTGGTGACCCAACTCCGAAATTTAGTGGTGGTATAACGAATAACTTCAGCTACAAAAACTTCGATTTAAACATAAATATGTCTTTCTCGGTTGGTGGCAAAATCTTAAATGCGGCTAAGTGGGCTTATCAAACCAATATGGATGGGTCTCGTTTACCATTAGCAGCAGTTGTAGACCGTTGGAGGTCTGTTGAAAATCCAGGTTCTGGTGTTTACCCTCGTACAAAAACTGGTACTACAGCAATTGGGCGTTCGGTTAACACACAGTGGTTAGAGGATGGTTCTTACTTAACGGCAAAAAACATTTCATTTGGCTACAAATTTGCTCTTAAAGACAATTTGGTTATTAAAAACCTTAGGGTTTATGCTTCAGTTCAGCAAGCTTTTGTAATTACAGGTTTCTCTGGCTTAAATCCAGAAGTAAACTTAACAGGTTCAGATGCAACACTTGGAATTGGTGTTAACGAAGAGGCCTATGCTGTTCCAAGAACATTTTCTATTGGTATTTCAACAACATTTAAATAA
- a CDS encoding DUF1624 domain-containing protein yields the protein MTTEKKRILSIDILRGLVMVIMALDHTRDFFHASGMSDPMNPDGTTIPLFFTRLITHYCAPTFVFLSGISAYLSSQNKDPKQASLFLIKRGFWLLFVEIVIITFGLTFNPFYNLVILQVIWSIGWSMILLGLLSRISYRLVAVIGLILFFGHNILNYISIDPKTFLGSFIDLTLTTRAQFIPIGDQHIIGVFYTILPWTGVMFVGFAIGKWYSAAFDEVKRKRYLFYSGLGLFVSFLVLRYFSLYGNPEPRKDYGDALKNFFDFLNVSKYPPSLQYLGMTLGPALMLLSVIENVKNRFARIMMVYGKVPFFYYVLHFYVIHVIVVICFFAHGYGTKDIADPNIPFLFRPATFGYVLPIVYLIWLSIVAILYRPCVWFQNINRHIHNGGLAICKV from the coding sequence ATGACAACTGAAAAAAAACGCATCCTATCTATTGATATTTTAAGAGGATTGGTAATGGTTATCATGGCCCTAGACCACACTCGTGATTTCTTTCATGCAAGTGGTATGAGCGACCCAATGAATCCAGACGGAACAACAATACCTTTGTTTTTTACCAGGTTGATTACTCATTATTGCGCACCAACTTTTGTCTTCCTTTCTGGTATTTCTGCCTATTTATCATCGCAAAACAAAGACCCTAAGCAAGCCAGCTTATTTCTAATTAAAAGAGGTTTTTGGTTATTATTTGTAGAGATTGTTATTATCACCTTTGGCTTAACCTTTAATCCTTTTTATAATCTCGTTATCCTTCAAGTAATATGGTCTATAGGTTGGAGTATGATTTTGCTAGGTCTATTGAGCAGAATCTCTTATCGCTTGGTAGCAGTTATTGGATTGATTTTATTCTTTGGGCATAATATCCTCAACTATATTTCAATAGACCCAAAAACATTTCTTGGTAGTTTTATTGATTTAACGCTTACTACAAGAGCTCAATTCATCCCAATAGGAGACCAACATATTATAGGTGTATTTTACACTATTTTACCTTGGACAGGAGTTATGTTTGTAGGTTTTGCTATTGGCAAATGGTACAGCGCTGCGTTTGATGAAGTTAAAAGAAAACGTTATTTATTCTATTCTGGCTTAGGGCTTTTTGTATCTTTTCTAGTATTAAGGTATTTTAGCTTATACGGCAATCCAGAGCCAAGAAAAGATTATGGAGATGCCTTGAAGAACTTTTTTGACTTTTTAAACGTAAGCAAATATCCACCATCCTTACAGTATTTGGGAATGACATTAGGTCCTGCTTTAATGTTATTATCTGTTATAGAAAATGTGAAAAACAGATTTGCCAGAATAATGATGGTTTATGGCAAAGTTCCATTCTTTTATTATGTGTTACATTTTTATGTTATCCATGTTATAGTGGTTATTTGCTTTTTTGCCCACGGTTATGGGACTAAAGACATTGCAGATCCTAACATTCCATTTTTATTCCGTCCTGCAACTTTTGGATATGTTTTACCTATCGTTTATTTGATTTGGTTAAGTATTGTAGCTATACTTTATCGTCCTTGCGTTTGGTTTCAAAATATAAATCGACACATACACAATGGTGGCTTAGCTATTTGTAAAGTTTAA